CCTCCATCCAGACTCTTTCTTCCTCACTAGACAAACCTAGTTTTGCCAAACAATGAGCTGCTTTAGAATTGAATCGTCCAGCCTTGATTTCCCTTCATAGCTTGCTTCACATCCTCAATCAGTTGCCCATACCAGCTCCAGCaatcttccttcttttttactGCCTCAATAACCTGTAATGCATCCCCTTCAAACACCCCCACAGGGACATTTAGTTCAGCACAAAGCTGCAAGTCCCTCCAAAGAGCATGAATTTCTGCTATCACGCAGGATGAGCAACACCCTCCCTGTTCATGCATAGAGAAACTAGGACCGGACCTTGATCATCCCTCATGATAATCCCAGCCCCCATCTTATTAGTCTTTGAATTGAAGGCCGCATCCCAGTTGACCTTCACTGCACTGCCCACTGGTGGCTGCCACCTGCACTCAACAATCAATTAACATGGCCATTGGCTTACAACAAAACAATCTAAGACTGGAAATTAATCCTGacaccaagaaaaagaaaaagtccaCTGTTAACAAATTAAAGGTCGTATACATAGATACAAATGCGGGATTAAGCTTGGGCTTGACGTCCTTAATTGATACAGAAATATATGAATTCAGAAATTTTTGGCCCAGACAATTCATCAAAGAATGGGCCACATTTTCCACAGAAAGATCGCCCTTTCGATCGATAGCGCATTACTTCTGTCCTGCCCATGGGATGCATGCTTGTCGGAGCCATATCTATGGTCTGCATAAAGAGAATGGAGACACAGCAGCTAGCACCCAAAGTGCCGacttgcttttgtttttattataatcgGTGGGATGAGATGTCTTTGAAAATTACATGTCCTGTTAATCAAGAACATAGGACCACATTTGTCAacacaaattaatatatgtaaacatatatatatatatataagcatgcgGACATGATCCTCAATCTCTTTaactatttatttactgttaGCTTTGTAAGCATAATCGTAAGTTTATAAATTCAAGCGTTATTCTacttataagtattttttataaatatataattttatcctagCTAATTAATACAtcagatcatatatatggttTGTAAGTACGTGATCAATAAGTAGCTAGCAGGTTTGcaaattattctaaaatttaatactcTAAATTAATCACGTCTCCCCAACAGTTACTAGATCAATCTATCAAAATATTCTTAGATAGATGGTATGTGCGTGACATcatgatgataataattaaacacACAAAAACCAAAAGACTAGGCCAGCTTGTCACTTTCTCTCTGTTTCAATTTGTTGGGCTGAATGCCTCTCacttcaaaaactaaaaaatttcgTTGAACAAATTGCAGATCGACAAAGCTGCTCTCTTTCGCACCAAGAAAGTACTACTTTTGTGTGTGTACCGTGCGCGTGTGCGCGCGCACTATCGAATATTGCATGCTTAGAAAATCTTCACGTTGATCAGCATCATGTTGTGGGCACTAGTAATAATAACCTGCATGAGTGTGTTTTCAGCAGCAGTAGTCGCCATAAAGCAAGATGATGAGTACGGTCCTATTACCATACAAGACGGCAGGCAGACCTTTCCTTCATAAGCATCCATCGCTGATCGATCATGAGGAAAGACGTTAGAAATAAAAACTGAGCATATATAGACGAAGAGAAATGCAACCTAAATTGAAAACAGAATCAACAATGCAGAAACTCATGTAATTAAACTCAAAGAAAAAGCAACATCGTAAATTATATCATgatcaaagttaaaagttgCCAGAATCCTGAAGTTCTCAAGTAGCATGGGCATGAAAATACATATATAGGACCATTATTCGTTGAAAATGCCACTATTTTATGAAGTACTCCAGATCCAAGTTTTGGCACAAGCCAAATATATTTGTGGTTTAACAGTCTTGAAGaaccttaattaattagttctcTGTGAAACAGAAAATGGCATATTGCTCGGAAGGTCCTGAGTTAATGCAGAATTGGGGAATGAAGCAGATGACAACAGAATCTTTACATTTCGTAACAAGCTTCAAGTTACAGTTCTAATTAATTCAGACTCATTGATATATAGTGCCGGCCGGGGAACAGGTGCCAGTACTGATGCCTTTAAAGATCAGTCTGATCGTTAAATATATAGGGCTAGATTTAACCTGATCAATATtagaattaaataattcatCCATCCTTCAATCCTTCAATTAATAGATTGAAAATATGCGTTCATCCATCCTTCAATAAATTTTCTAAGCAAAACCCACctcaaacctttttttattttgattttgtgcaAAACATATTCAAACTGCAATAAATAggtgcattaaaaaaataagctgTCAAGTGAGATTTAAGAACGAGTTTCATCATGAGTGAGCAGGTTCTTCTGTTTATTGTTCATCGTCTAGAAACAAGAACTTCTTTAATTTGTACACTACTCCAGTGGATCGCGTTGAAACCCATCTTTCATAAAGCCCATTTTTTGTTACAaaagattagaaaaaataaaaataaaaggatagcTGTATCCTTGTGGCAAAAAGTCCTTTTAGTTTAgcatataataaatacatataattaaatatctTCATTTCATCAAGCTGCCTTCAGAGTGGGACACCATCTGATCTGACTCGACCATTATAGACCCAAGTGCCAAGCCTCTCATCCATTTAGATTGGGCCGAGGATGTACATCTTGCAAGCATGGGGAGCAACATATGCAGTCAATCGAGAACGCATGTTCTTTGAAACAAATGAGTGCTGCAAGAAGAATGATATGGAGTTTTTATAGCTAAGAATATAGCTGAAGTGACAACAAATACATGAGTCTTAGACTTATATGGTAGCAATCTACATTTTACCATTCTGGAAACAGAAGAATTTATATTCATTACAAATCAAAACTATTCGGCAGAAGATAGCCAAACGTAGAAGTTCAAAAGAAACTACATCTATGGAATCCAAACTGAAaaggaacaaaagaaaaactaaaaactgttaaaagaaaaaaaaaatggttcatACCGCCCATAAGTCTCGAACAGTCACAGGCATAAATGGAGAGAGTCCAACGTCCCTCCATCCCACAGACATAGGAGCCCTGACCCTGCTTCTATTCCATAAGACTATCACTACTCTTCTCCTTGATAAAGGTCCTGCCCAAACCTGCATCACAACGATGAGAAACATAGAGAAACTTGTTGGGACCTTGTTACTTTTAAGATTAGAGAGATACACTCTCAACAAAGCCTCTAGAGGAGATAGAGAAACTTAGGCAGGATATGACTACTTGAATTATGATTCTTaagtaaagataaatattttgagataattgTTTCAGAAAGGCCTGATCGATTtcacattcttttatttttccaatatGTAAGATTTGAACTAAAACTATCCCAAGTTCCCAACACCACACCATCTCTTTACCAACTGGGCCAAGGCTCAAAGGTCATGGGAATGCAGATATCATAGGTTTTCCTGTATGGATAGTTATGGTATATGTGATACCAtgtatgatatggataagggtaggtggtgtatgggatcccacattgcttgggaaggagaagtttttgctctttataaggttataatgaggctccaattgtatcattgactagtccttttagaatataggtcatgtggtttggccttctattggggcgttacagtataaatatttatatatcatcaaTTTCACATATGAAGGAAAAGAACAAACTTCCGGATATACCTCTAGACCAGCTTCAGATCGAATTTTTCTGGCCTGAATTCCCAGTGGATCCTGATTAACACCAATCACCTCCTTGTTTCCAAGAATCCCAAGAGTCTCTGTGGTTGCAGATCGGATATCACATCCAATAAGTAAAGGAGCCTGTCAAATTAAGGATTTTGGATCACAACAAAATGGAAGTTGTAACGATGAAAATGggaaagatataaataaattggaGACGGACTTTCATTGCAGCCCAAATACTAAAATGAGATCGATACTCCTCAATACTCATCCCTCCATTTCCCACTTCCAACATGTCAGGATCTACAATATGATCATAAGCAGGATTAGTTCAGTGAGGTTCCATATATGTTTATCAAGATTGACATAGTAACGTTTGCACATTCCATTTGTATCAGAcctattgatattgatactaaCACAGAAACATGGCATCCATAACTCAAGCTAATACTTAAACTTGAAAATTACCATTCCACCTGCCGGGTCCTGCATATCTTCCCCAAATATTGTTTTCATCTGCGATTGATGTGATCCTGAAATGGTGATATATAATGATTAACTAATTTTCTAAGTGTCTAATGTCAGATTCCCTGTAAAATAAGAATCAATTTAAAAGTaagcatagaaaaaaaaaaagggaaagggagTGCCACCTTTCCCAGATGTCTTTTATGTCTCCCGTAGTTCGCCAAGCATTACCATACCGACCGGCCCATTTTTCAGGATTGTCTTCTCCCCTATGAAAATGATGCTCTGTCAAAGCCATTTAGATAGCATTCAAAAGGTTCTAGAAATCTGCATGTTACATCTAGCTCTTGAACCCTAATGTTCACTCAACCACtgttacttttcaaaatatgaagCACATATATCACCTAAGACATGCCATAGCATGCAAATACTTACACCTATTACACCTAAAAAGAATTGTGGGTAAAAAGACGGTCAACCTAAATTCATGGGGCTTACCATTCACATATAGCATAAAGGATTGGCCTGCCAACCTTCTGTAATGCATAACTCATCCTAGCAAATCTGGAACAGAGGACGATATTTTCTAAAACAGAGGCTCTGCACAGTATAGACGACCTTCTCTGCACTAATAGGAATCACACTAGGTACAAAGTATCAAAAGATAATACCTGTATAATGGCTTAGAACCATCATGATAGCAATTATCATACTTCAAGTAATCGATTCCCTGCAACCAAATGCCCCCATAAGACAATAGCTGTGCTTACTTTCCACTAAAACAGAAACCAAGTGCCACTAATAAATCCGAGTCATGTTGTAGCAGACTAGAAAAACTAACCCATTCTGCAAAAGTTCTTGCATCTTGATCTTCATGCCCAAGAGATCCGGGCATTGTCTTGCTGCAAGTTTGGTAGCTAAGGATGCAAAAATATAAGATGGAAAATAGTGAACATTTCAAATGGTATTTGTAATTGTATGGAAAAAGAATCTGGGCTTATATAACACTGGTCATTGTGATCACaggtattatataaaaaacaaacaaagggcAGAGCTTTACCCAGCATCAGAATATATGCCAAGCTTTAATCCTTTTGCATGAACATAATCTGCAAGGGCCTTGATTCCAGAAGGAAAAGTAGAAGGTTTTACCCTTAAATTACCCCTCCAGTCTCTATCTTTTTCTCCCCAGCAATCATCTGCCATTTAACCACCACTAAAAATATGTGAGAAGTGTTATTGCGAGTCACTATGTTTGCTAAGTTTTttaattctagttttttttccctatgTTAGCCGTCACCGTGGCGGATAAAGGGGagtaaaaggaagaaagaaaaaatgcttGCCTTAGGTTGCTAGCAGAGTAACACTTTGTTCCACAATCTAATACTCGGGAAAAAAAGTCACTAATTCTCACAAGAACTAAAGGAAGATAGTATGAGGATGGCATAccaatatttacatatttgtaCCCAAGTGCCGCCAAACCAGTAGAAACAAGAGCGTCTGCTGTTCTCAGTAATAAAAAAGTtgcaaagaataaataaaacattaatcctCAGAGAACTTGAAACCCTGAATAGATCAATGTAGGTAGGAAACCATCAAAAGTAAAATTCAAGTACAATTCATGCTAAAGAGACCACAACTTCTTCACGCAGTAAATAACTTACTCCATGCCACATCATACAGCGTCACATGACTTGCTTGCCTATATTAAGTAATTCAGTTAGGTACTGTTCCGTATTAGATTAAAAGTTGGGCGAGGACTTCATCTGCAATGACTATAGTTAAAAATTATCACTCAAGAATTTTCAATGGCTGTTGGAAAAATCATCAGTTGGGCTATTCTCTACAA
This genomic interval from Juglans regia cultivar Chandler chromosome 3, Walnut 2.0, whole genome shotgun sequence contains the following:
- the LOC108980510 gene encoding alpha-galactosidase-like, which translates into the protein MIMGWRGSSVLFLLIVVILGSGKVAHAMDLSSNSHENYTQFLLANGVSHTPPMGWNSWNHFQCDIDEWTVKSTADALVSTGLAALGYKYVNIDDCWGEKDRDWRGNLRVKPSTFPSGIKALADYVHAKGLKLGIYSDAGYQTCSKTMPGSLGHEDQDARTFAEWGIDYLKYDNCYHDGSKPLYRFARMSYALQKVGRPILYAICEWGEDNPEKWAGRYGNAWRTTGDIKDIWERITSIADENNIWGRYAGPGRWNDPDMLEVGNGGMSIEEYRSHFSIWAAMKAPLLIGCDIRSATTETLGILGNKEVIGVNQDPLGIQARKIRSEAGLEVWAGPLSRRRVVIVLWNRSRVRAPMSVGWRDVGLSPFMPVTVRDLWAHSFVSKNMRSRLTAYVAPHACKMYILGPI